In Deltaproteobacteria bacterium, a single window of DNA contains:
- a CDS encoding glutathione S-transferase family protein, which yields MPTSQPYRFYASEISYFSGKVRPMFRYKGIAYEEIAPTPQAYREVIIARTGLAFIPVVVTPDDIALQDTSEILDELERRFPTPPVYPPTPVQRVVAYLIEVYADEFGVLPAMHYRWSFPESEAKARADFAAATGNPATAGPFADRMKGSLPLLGVLPESIPAIEAHLRELLDILSRHFELHDFLLGSRMSLADLALMGPMYAHLYLDAVPSRLLRETAPRVCDWIERMNHPVPRSGEFVPGDAIPPTLLPFLQLIGRDAVPFLLDNLRAFEKWVDAKPADMTEPPRGVGMHETALRGARFQRFTSPYTQWMVQRPLDALYFLYPAAQQQVRAALAATSLLPLLDFTPCHRLGKQNFKLVFEA from the coding sequence ATGCCGACTTCCCAACCGTACCGCTTCTACGCCAGCGAGATTTCCTACTTCTCCGGCAAGGTCCGGCCGATGTTTCGCTACAAGGGCATTGCGTACGAAGAAATCGCGCCAACGCCGCAGGCGTATCGCGAGGTCATCATCGCGCGCACCGGGCTGGCGTTCATTCCTGTGGTTGTCACGCCCGACGACATCGCGTTGCAGGACACCAGCGAGATTCTCGACGAGTTGGAGCGGCGCTTCCCAACGCCGCCAGTGTATCCGCCGACGCCTGTGCAACGCGTGGTTGCCTACCTGATCGAAGTCTACGCCGACGAATTCGGCGTTTTGCCGGCGATGCACTACCGCTGGAGCTTTCCCGAAAGCGAAGCCAAAGCCCGCGCCGATTTCGCCGCCGCCACGGGCAACCCGGCGACCGCTGGCCCGTTCGCCGATCGCATGAAGGGCAGCCTGCCGCTGCTCGGGGTGTTGCCGGAATCAATCCCCGCGATAGAGGCGCACCTGCGCGAGTTACTCGACATCCTGTCGCGTCACTTCGAGCTGCACGACTTCCTCCTCGGCAGTCGCATGTCGCTGGCGGACCTGGCGTTGATGGGCCCAATGTACGCGCACCTCTACCTCGACGCCGTACCCAGCCGCTTGCTGCGCGAGACGGCTCCGCGCGTGTGTGATTGGATCGAGCGCATGAACCATCCCGTGCCACGCAGCGGCGAGTTCGTCCCCGGCGATGCGATTCCGCCAACGCTGTTGCCATTTCTGCAACTCATCGGCCGCGACGCTGTGCCGTTTCTGCTCGACAACCTGCGCGCGTTCGAGAAGTGGGTGGACGCCAAGCCCGCCGATATGACCGAACCGCCGCGCGGCGTCGGCATGCACGAGACGGCACTGCGCGGTGCGCGCTTCCAACGCTTCACCAGTCCCTATACTCAATGGATGGTGCAGCGCCCGCTCGATGCGCTGTACTTCCTCTATCCCGCCGCACAGCAACAGGTCCGCGCCGCGCTCGCTGCTACGAGCCTGCTCCCGCTGCTCGACTTCACCCCGTGCCACCGCCTCGGCAAGCAGAATTTCAAGCTGGTGTTCGAGGCATAA
- a CDS encoding haloalkane dehalogenase — translation METVRTPDERFANLPGYSFAPHYAEVDGLRIHYVDEGPRTAAPVLLLHGEPSWSFLYRKMIPIITAAGHRAIAPDLVGFGRSDKPVRREDYTYQRHVDWMRGLIEQLDLRNITLVCQDWGGLIGLRLAAEHENRFARVVTANTFLPTGDTSLGDAFLAWRKFSQETPEFPVGGIVRGGCATELSPAVIAAYNAPFPDDRYKAGARQFPVLVPIAPDDPAAVPNRKAWEVLRRWQKPFLTAFSDSDPVTGGADRLLQDAIPGTKGQPHTTIIGGGHFLQEDKGEELARVVVDFIRRT, via the coding sequence ATGGAAACTGTGCGCACACCCGATGAACGCTTCGCCAACCTGCCCGGCTATTCGTTTGCGCCGCACTACGCCGAGGTCGACGGCCTGCGCATCCACTACGTCGACGAGGGTCCGCGCACGGCGGCTCCGGTGCTGCTGCTGCACGGCGAGCCGTCGTGGTCGTTCCTCTACCGCAAGATGATTCCGATCATCACCGCCGCGGGTCATCGAGCGATCGCGCCGGACCTCGTCGGCTTCGGCCGCTCGGACAAACCGGTGCGGCGTGAGGACTACACCTATCAACGACACGTCGATTGGATGCGCGGTCTGATCGAGCAATTGGATCTGCGCAACATCACGCTCGTGTGTCAGGACTGGGGAGGGCTGATCGGCTTACGCTTGGCGGCCGAACACGAAAATCGTTTCGCGCGCGTCGTCACCGCAAACACCTTCCTACCGACCGGCGATACGTCGCTCGGCGATGCGTTCCTCGCCTGGCGGAAGTTCTCGCAAGAGACGCCGGAGTTTCCGGTCGGCGGAATCGTTCGCGGAGGCTGCGCAACCGAACTGTCGCCCGCGGTCATCGCCGCCTACAACGCCCCCTTCCCGGACGATCGCTACAAAGCCGGCGCGCGCCAGTTTCCGGTGCTGGTGCCGATCGCGCCCGACGACCCCGCCGCCGTTCCCAATCGCAAAGCGTGGGAAGTGCTGCGCCGCTGGCAGAAGCCATTCCTCACCGCCTTCAGCGATTCCGATCCAGTCACCGGCGGCGCCGATCGCTTACTGCAAGATGCGATTCCCGGCACCAAGGGACAACCTCACACCACCATCATCGGCGGCGGACACTTTCTGCAAGAAGACAAGGGCGAAGAGTTGGCGCGCGTTGTCGTCGACTTCATCCGCCGCACCTAG
- a CDS encoding glucose 1-dehydrogenase, producing the protein MDLGLSGRVAVVSGSSAGIGKAIAAALAREGASVVIGARGGERLEQARAELATMGSPIEAVVANVGTRAGADALIDAAVRRFGRLDMLVNNAGGASGPAGFLALSDDDWQRVWEQTLMSAVWCSRAAIPHMQRQGGGSIVMIGSTSGHQPDVVVPHYNVAKAGLISLSKTLANSFGGDHIRVNIVCPGLTRTPAIEKTAVRRLEEAGQSTQGMSASEAVNAYWSSRRSFPLGRVGEPEDIAGLVTFLCSDRAAWITGDCFNVDGGWTKSML; encoded by the coding sequence ATGGATCTGGGACTCAGCGGACGGGTTGCCGTCGTGAGCGGCTCGAGCGCCGGCATCGGCAAGGCCATCGCCGCGGCGCTGGCGCGCGAAGGCGCGTCAGTGGTGATTGGCGCGCGCGGAGGTGAGCGACTCGAACAGGCGCGCGCCGAACTCGCTACGATGGGTTCGCCGATCGAGGCGGTAGTGGCCAACGTGGGCACGCGCGCGGGAGCCGATGCGTTGATCGACGCAGCGGTACGACGTTTCGGTCGATTGGACATGCTCGTCAACAACGCCGGCGGCGCGTCTGGGCCGGCGGGGTTTCTCGCGCTGTCCGACGACGACTGGCAACGCGTGTGGGAGCAGACACTGATGAGCGCCGTGTGGTGCTCGCGCGCTGCCATTCCACACATGCAGCGCCAAGGCGGCGGCAGCATCGTCATGATCGGCTCGACCTCGGGTCATCAGCCGGATGTGGTGGTGCCGCACTACAACGTAGCGAAGGCGGGCTTGATCAGTCTGAGCAAGACGCTGGCGAACAGTTTTGGAGGCGATCACATCCGCGTCAACATCGTCTGCCCCGGGCTCACGCGCACGCCGGCGATCGAGAAGACCGCCGTGCGCCGGCTCGAAGAGGCAGGCCAATCAACGCAAGGAATGAGCGCGTCTGAAGCGGTCAACGCGTATTGGAGCTCGCGCCGCAGTTTTCCGCTGGGCCGCGTCGGTGAGCCGGAAGATATCGCTGGATTGGTGACTTTCTTATGTTCCGATCGCGCGGCGTGGATCACCGGCGACTGTTTCAACGTAGACGGTGGTTGGACGAAGTCGATGCTGTAG
- a CDS encoding PASTA domain-containing protein: protein MTVSAARDRMAATAVVFFTLFVVVLGRAVYLTVILGPELKELAAKQHQQRTAEPPLRGPIVDRNGEALALTVDAAAVFVHPREFTGAESVPVLARMLRMPVAEIVAKTASTAPFVWLDRQMPLDRWSELAAFHLQGVGSQPSRRRHYPHGQLAAHLLGFTNVDAQGIEGIELRYNHSLLSAVESVSTERDARGRPMMVNAAAPSRQHSGARVDLTIDGPLQHVAEEELGKAVREHQAEAGVAIVLDPRTGEILALANEPSFDLNDPAAAPAASRRNRVITDSFEPGSTFKIFTAAAALEAGLVKPEDRIYCENGSYAIGHRVVHDHERYGWLSFAEVIQHSSNIGTAKVGERVGATRLAALIDAFGFGKPTGVDLPGEVGGLLRPVEKWGRIHLVTTSFGQGIAVTPMQLVRGYAAIANGGMLLKPYVVQRVVGEDGRVLREQHPEAVGRVISPRTARTLTTLLERVVEGGTGTKANVEGFTVAGKTGTAQKVEHGHYSARGRMSSFIGYVPAEDPRLVILVVIDSPKGMTYGGLVAAPAFKRIAEYGLGRLGLRPSTPSLPAPEMAALTAQPVVWKVVETGGGMPSFLGLSMREALVRAHRAGWDVRIEGSGFVVAQDPSPGAAAGTDRTLRLVFGTPTL from the coding sequence ATGACGGTGTCGGCGGCGCGCGACCGCATGGCAGCGACGGCGGTGGTGTTCTTCACCCTCTTCGTCGTCGTTCTCGGACGCGCCGTCTACCTCACGGTTATTCTCGGACCGGAGCTCAAGGAACTCGCCGCCAAGCAACACCAACAGCGCACGGCAGAGCCTCCACTGCGCGGCCCGATCGTTGATCGTAACGGTGAAGCGCTGGCCCTCACCGTGGATGCGGCAGCGGTTTTCGTGCACCCGCGCGAATTTACCGGCGCGGAGTCGGTGCCGGTGCTCGCTCGTATGCTGAGAATGCCGGTGGCGGAGATTGTGGCCAAAACCGCGAGTACCGCGCCGTTTGTCTGGCTCGATAGACAGATGCCGCTCGATCGATGGTCGGAGCTGGCCGCGTTCCATTTGCAAGGCGTAGGCAGCCAGCCGAGTCGGCGCCGCCACTACCCGCACGGCCAACTGGCAGCGCACCTCTTGGGTTTCACCAACGTCGACGCGCAGGGCATCGAGGGTATCGAGCTGCGCTACAATCACAGTCTGCTGTCCGCTGTCGAATCCGTTAGCACCGAGCGCGATGCCCGCGGCCGGCCGATGATGGTGAACGCGGCTGCGCCGTCGCGACAACATTCTGGCGCGCGCGTGGATCTGACGATCGACGGCCCGCTGCAGCATGTGGCCGAAGAAGAACTCGGAAAGGCGGTTCGCGAGCACCAAGCCGAAGCGGGCGTGGCGATTGTGCTCGATCCGCGCACCGGCGAGATTCTCGCGCTGGCCAACGAACCGTCATTCGATCTCAACGATCCGGCAGCCGCACCGGCCGCGAGTCGCCGCAATCGCGTGATCACCGACTCCTTCGAGCCCGGCTCGACGTTCAAGATTTTCACCGCAGCCGCAGCGTTGGAAGCTGGATTGGTCAAACCCGAGGACCGCATCTACTGCGAGAACGGCAGCTACGCGATCGGCCATCGCGTGGTGCACGATCACGAGCGCTACGGGTGGCTGTCGTTTGCGGAAGTGATTCAACACTCCAGCAACATCGGCACCGCCAAAGTCGGCGAACGCGTCGGCGCGACGCGCTTGGCCGCGCTCATCGACGCCTTCGGTTTCGGAAAGCCAACCGGCGTCGACCTGCCAGGCGAAGTCGGGGGGTTGTTGCGTCCAGTCGAGAAATGGGGTCGCATCCATCTTGTCACCACTAGTTTCGGCCAGGGCATCGCGGTGACCCCGATGCAGTTGGTGCGCGGGTATGCCGCAATTGCCAACGGCGGCATGCTGCTCAAACCCTACGTGGTTCAGCGCGTCGTCGGCGAAGACGGTCGCGTGCTGCGAGAGCAGCACCCCGAAGCCGTCGGCCGCGTGATTTCGCCGCGCACCGCGCGGACGCTCACCACATTGCTCGAACGCGTGGTCGAAGGTGGGACCGGCACCAAGGCGAACGTCGAGGGCTTCACCGTCGCTGGCAAGACCGGCACGGCGCAGAAGGTCGAACACGGCCACTACTCCGCGCGTGGGCGCATGTCGTCGTTCATCGGCTACGTACCGGCCGAAGATCCGCGTTTGGTGATCTTGGTTGTGATCGACAGTCCGAAGGGGATGACCTACGGCGGATTGGTCGCGGCGCCAGCGTTCAAACGCATCGCCGAGTACGGATTGGGGCGACTAGGCCTGCGCCCCTCCACCCCGTCGCTGCCGGCGCCCGAGATGGCGGCGCTCACCGCGCAGCCGGTGGTGTGGAAGGTGGTCGAAACCGGTGGCGGCATGCCGAGCTTTCTCGGCCTCAGCATGCGCGAAGCCTTGGTGCGCGCGCACCGCGCCGGTTGGGACGTTCGCATCGAAGGCAGCGGCTTTGTGGTCGCACAGGACCCGTCGCCGGGCGCTGCCGCCGGTACTGACCGTACGTTGCGCCTGGTCTTTGGCACGCCCACACTTTGA
- the mraZ gene encoding division/cell wall cluster transcriptional repressor MraZ — MFRGTFEHTVDDKGRVSVPARFRDALVAAGDDRVVLTNFFVDALRCLDVYPHAAWAQLEERLRARPQFNAKMMRFQNYYFAGAHECQLDKQGRILLPPTLRDYAALKREITFTAAGEKFRIWDREAWAKVFADAEQELMAKPDSLSELEI, encoded by the coding sequence ATGTTTCGCGGGACGTTCGAACACACGGTCGACGACAAAGGGCGAGTCAGTGTGCCCGCTCGGTTCCGCGATGCCTTGGTTGCCGCTGGTGATGATCGGGTTGTGCTCACCAATTTTTTCGTCGACGCGCTGCGTTGCTTAGATGTGTATCCCCACGCGGCGTGGGCGCAATTGGAGGAGCGGCTGCGGGCGCGGCCGCAGTTCAACGCCAAGATGATGCGGTTCCAGAATTACTACTTTGCCGGTGCGCATGAGTGTCAGCTCGACAAGCAGGGTCGCATTCTGTTGCCACCGACGTTGCGAGACTACGCCGCGCTCAAGCGCGAGATAACCTTCACGGCCGCGGGTGAGAAATTTCGCATCTGGGACCGCGAGGCGTGGGCAAAGGTCTTCGCGGATGCCGAACAGGAATTGATGGCCAAACCCGACTCGTTGTCGGAGTTGGAGATCTAG
- a CDS encoding sulfatase-like hydrolase/transferase has translation MGRKILFITTDQQRYDALGCNGGTIARTPVVDRLAATGVNFRRAHNQNVVCMPARSTMITGQYVRTHGVFANGVALPADAPSVAAYLHEQAGYRTALLGKAHFEPAFDPKEKWFENRMAGEDSTGPFRGFEHMELAMHGPMGGWHYSRWLQQNHPDEVSGFAPLLSAQGGGDTNAPEVTYNPIAREHYHTDWVADRTIAYLDSLAPQEDWFVWMSFPDPHHPWDPPASEARRINWRDLDLPPGHPGSDETVRKILAQKPRHWLAWYEGKFRNNEGGPMTFVPSQLTHDQIREVNALTHVENELIDEACGRVLRRIAERGWDADTDIFFTTDHGEFQGDYGLLYKGPYHVNSLMHIPLIWRPAPSARVTPTEVAEPVGQLDLAPTFCGIAGVPVPAWMDGTALPTAPGSGRERVITEWDSQFAEVGMHLRTIYRDGFICTVYEPSTSDIGFSLERLYRTFGANLPLPDFHYDGSEGELYNVNDDPWQWRNLWSDTGYAKLKSDLIADLYYHLPKPRDPQLKVQAPA, from the coding sequence ATGGGCCGCAAGATTCTCTTCATCACCACCGACCAGCAACGCTACGATGCGCTGGGCTGCAACGGCGGCACGATTGCCAGGACGCCGGTGGTTGATCGTCTCGCCGCGACAGGCGTCAACTTTCGCCGCGCGCACAATCAGAATGTCGTCTGCATGCCGGCGCGCTCGACGATGATCACGGGACAGTACGTGCGGACGCACGGCGTGTTCGCCAACGGCGTCGCACTGCCCGCCGATGCGCCTAGCGTCGCCGCCTACTTGCACGAGCAGGCCGGTTACCGCACGGCATTGCTGGGCAAGGCGCACTTCGAACCCGCCTTTGATCCGAAAGAGAAATGGTTCGAGAACCGTATGGCTGGCGAAGATTCGACCGGCCCCTTTCGCGGCTTCGAGCATATGGAGTTGGCGATGCACGGGCCGATGGGCGGCTGGCACTACTCGCGTTGGTTGCAGCAGAATCATCCCGACGAAGTCAGCGGCTTCGCACCGTTGCTCAGCGCGCAAGGCGGCGGCGATACCAACGCTCCCGAGGTGACGTACAATCCGATCGCCCGCGAGCACTACCACACCGACTGGGTGGCGGACCGCACCATCGCCTACCTCGATTCACTCGCGCCGCAGGAAGACTGGTTCGTGTGGATGAGCTTTCCCGATCCACATCATCCGTGGGACCCGCCCGCGTCGGAGGCCCGGCGCATCAATTGGCGCGATCTCGATCTGCCACCGGGTCATCCCGGTTCCGACGAAACAGTCAGAAAAATCCTCGCGCAGAAGCCGCGCCATTGGCTAGCGTGGTACGAGGGCAAGTTCCGCAACAACGAAGGCGGGCCGATGACGTTCGTGCCCAGCCAACTCACCCACGATCAGATCCGCGAGGTGAACGCGCTGACGCATGTGGAAAACGAACTGATCGACGAAGCCTGCGGCCGCGTCCTGCGCCGCATCGCCGAACGCGGGTGGGATGCCGACACCGACATCTTCTTCACCACCGACCACGGCGAGTTCCAAGGCGACTATGGCCTGCTCTACAAGGGGCCGTACCACGTGAACTCACTGATGCACATTCCGCTGATCTGGCGCCCCGCGCCGTCAGCGCGCGTGACGCCAACGGAAGTCGCCGAGCCGGTCGGCCAGCTTGATCTCGCGCCGACGTTCTGTGGCATCGCCGGCGTGCCAGTGCCGGCATGGATGGACGGCACCGCACTGCCGACCGCGCCGGGCTCCGGCCGCGAACGCGTCATCACCGAGTGGGACAGTCAGTTCGCCGAGGTCGGCATGCACTTGCGGACGATCTATCGCGACGGATTCATCTGCACCGTCTACGAGCCGTCGACGAGCGATATCGGCTTTAGCCTGGAGCGACTCTACCGCACCTTCGGCGCCAATCTGCCGCTGCCCGATTTTCACTACGACGGCAGCGAAGGCGAGTTGTACAACGTGAACGACGACCCGTGGCAGTGGCGCAATCTGTGGAGCGATACGGGCTACGCCAAGTTGAAGTCGGATCTGATCGCCGACCTCTACTATCACCTCCCGAAGCCCCGCGATCCGCAGCTCAAAGTGCAAGCCCCGGCGTGA
- a CDS encoding TetR/AcrR family transcriptional regulator — MPSIAAVRDARTDGRLARSAGTRAAVVDALLALLHEGELRPTAPRIAERAGISLRSVFQHFPDMEAIYAAVAERQTERIRALTSPIPPTASRPERIGQFVAQRVRMFEMIAPVRRVALLMEPFSPAIASNLRRMRLLARTEVERVFASELAAHRQRERRELVAALDVASSWATWDPLRRHQSLTVEQARHVMTRLLTALLNHSD; from the coding sequence ATGCCCAGTATCGCTGCGGTTCGAGATGCGCGGACCGATGGTCGCTTGGCGCGCAGCGCCGGCACGCGGGCGGCCGTGGTCGACGCGCTGCTCGCGCTGCTGCATGAGGGCGAACTGCGGCCGACTGCGCCGCGGATCGCCGAACGCGCTGGCATCTCGCTCCGCTCCGTGTTCCAACATTTCCCCGATATGGAAGCGATCTACGCAGCGGTGGCGGAGCGGCAGACCGAACGTATCCGTGCGCTGACCAGTCCAATTCCGCCAACCGCATCGCGACCTGAACGAATCGGTCAGTTCGTCGCCCAACGCGTACGGATGTTCGAGATGATCGCGCCGGTGCGGCGGGTCGCGTTGCTGATGGAACCGTTCTCGCCCGCGATCGCGTCGAACCTGCGGCGCATGCGTCTGCTCGCGCGCACCGAGGTGGAGCGAGTCTTCGCCAGCGAGTTGGCCGCGCATCGCCAACGCGAACGGCGCGAATTGGTCGCCGCTCTTGACGTCGCCAGCAGTTGGGCGACGTGGGATCCGTTACGGCGGCATCAAAGTTTGACGGTCGAACAGGCGCGGCACGTCATGACTCGTCTGCTCACCGCCCTGCTGAACCATAGCGACTGA
- a CDS encoding SDR family oxidoreductase, which translates to MRLANQVAIVTGAGQGIGRAIALAYAREGARVLVAELKPHRVERTVGEIAAAGGVAAGVEVDTGVRAQVEHMIAAARRHFGQLDILVHNAQSYAPHTPLENVTDEQFDGVFTSGAKGALWAMQAAFPLLRERGGRIINIVSLAAERGDPGLGPYNATKMAMLALTRTAAREWGKYNILVNAIAPAALTRRGQDYAARDPERFAQIMAERPIGRLGDPGEDIAPVAVFLASADARYLTGHTFYADGGAHISSV; encoded by the coding sequence ATGCGGCTCGCGAATCAGGTGGCGATCGTAACCGGGGCGGGGCAGGGGATCGGGCGCGCGATCGCGCTCGCTTATGCGCGGGAAGGTGCGCGCGTGCTGGTCGCGGAACTCAAACCCCATCGCGTTGAACGCACGGTTGGTGAGATCGCTGCAGCGGGCGGTGTCGCCGCCGGGGTCGAGGTCGACACGGGAGTTCGGGCACAGGTCGAGCACATGATCGCGGCGGCGCGGCGGCATTTCGGCCAGCTCGACATCCTCGTGCACAACGCGCAAAGCTACGCGCCGCACACGCCGCTGGAGAACGTCACCGACGAACAATTCGACGGCGTGTTCACCTCGGGCGCGAAGGGCGCGCTGTGGGCGATGCAGGCCGCGTTTCCGTTGCTGCGCGAACGCGGGGGACGGATCATCAACATCGTGTCGCTGGCGGCGGAGCGCGGCGATCCGGGGCTCGGTCCCTACAATGCAACCAAGATGGCGATGCTGGCGCTCACCCGCACGGCGGCGCGCGAGTGGGGCAAGTACAACATCCTGGTGAACGCGATCGCCCCGGCGGCGCTGACGCGCCGTGGCCAAGACTACGCGGCCCGCGATCCCGAGCGGTTCGCGCAGATCATGGCTGAGCGACCGATCGGCCGCCTTGGCGATCCCGGTGAAGACATCGCGCCGGTTGCGGTGTTTCTCGCGTCGGCTGACGCGCGCTATCTCACCGGCCATACTTTCTACGCTGACGGCGGCGCTCATATCTCCTCCGTCTAG
- a CDS encoding glutathione S-transferase family protein, which yields MANTHRIFGNELSPYSVKVRSYFRYKQIPHEWILRNSTNEAEFSQYAKLPLIPLVVTPDAQGVQDSTPIIEHFEKLFPLPSIHPSDPALAFISALIEEYGDEWGNKSMFHYRWWYEPDQQSSGERIARSMMPGISDDVLPGAIEMVKGRMIPRLKFVGSSAETKDIIEGSFKRQLAILDKHLARRKYLFGARPAFGDFGLYAQLYECSTDPTPGAIIRTSAGNVLAWINRMLDPKNEGEFESWPALKPTLMPLLRDEIGAIFFPWSQANAKAIAAGENEFSLTLAGTPYAQEAQKYHAKSLAALRARYAAVSDKSALDPILREANCYLALSVQP from the coding sequence ATGGCGAATACGCACCGCATCTTCGGCAACGAGCTGTCGCCGTATTCGGTCAAGGTCCGCTCGTACTTCCGTTACAAGCAGATCCCGCACGAGTGGATTCTCCGCAATAGCACCAACGAAGCCGAGTTCAGCCAGTACGCCAAGTTGCCGTTGATCCCGCTGGTGGTCACGCCCGACGCGCAAGGGGTGCAGGACTCGACGCCGATCATCGAGCACTTCGAAAAGCTCTTTCCGCTGCCGTCGATCCACCCCAGCGACCCGGCGCTCGCGTTCATCTCTGCGCTGATCGAGGAGTACGGCGACGAGTGGGGGAACAAGTCGATGTTCCACTACCGCTGGTGGTACGAGCCCGATCAGCAATCGAGCGGCGAGCGCATTGCCCGCAGCATGATGCCCGGGATCAGCGACGACGTCTTGCCGGGTGCGATCGAAATGGTGAAGGGTCGCATGATTCCGCGGCTAAAGTTTGTCGGCTCGAGCGCGGAAACCAAGGACATCATCGAAGGCTCGTTCAAGCGCCAGCTCGCCATCCTCGACAAGCATTTGGCGCGGCGGAAATATCTCTTCGGCGCGCGGCCAGCGTTTGGCGACTTCGGTTTGTATGCGCAACTCTACGAGTGCTCGACCGATCCCACGCCCGGCGCCATCATCCGCACGAGCGCGGGCAACGTCTTGGCTTGGATCAACCGCATGCTCGATCCGAAAAACGAAGGTGAGTTCGAGTCCTGGCCCGCACTCAAGCCCACGCTGATGCCGCTGCTGAGGGACGAGATCGGCGCCATCTTCTTCCCCTGGAGCCAAGCCAACGCCAAGGCGATCGCCGCTGGCGAAAATGAATTCTCGTTGACGCTGGCCGGCACACCATACGCGCAAGAAGCACAGAAATACCACGCCAAATCGCTCGCCGCGCTGCGCGCACGCTACGCGGCAGTGTCGGACAAATCCGCACTCGATCCGATTCTGAGAGAAGCGAACTGCTACCTGGCGCTGTCAGTCCAACCCTGA
- a CDS encoding phosphotransferase family protein gives MATGSPHSSSQPDSEVVAIRSGEDFDHQRVSAYLKGKLPGSDASLEVVQFAGGHANLTYLLRFGSTEYVLRRPPNGPVAAGAHDMGREFRVLSRLPDAYPLAPRAYVFCDDASIIGAPFFVMERRRGTVIRRAIPPEFGGGNDAAINRRISEVLIDALADLHKVDQRAASLADLGKPDGFLRRQIDGWTARYVRAQTKEMAVVDELSRWLREHLPASPVPTLVHNDWRLDNVMLDNRDPGRVVAVFDWDMCTIGDPLADLGTLLSLWIEAGEGLGGGAQGGGMPSNVPGFLTRREAVERYGQRRGVDVSQVPYYYVFGLFKIAVVVQQIYHRFHLGQTKDERFRSFEQVAELLFWMAKSRSENLTI, from the coding sequence ATGGCTACCGGTTCCCCACACTCATCGTCACAACCCGACAGCGAAGTCGTCGCCATCCGCAGCGGAGAGGACTTCGATCACCAGCGCGTCTCGGCGTACTTGAAGGGCAAGCTGCCCGGCTCGGACGCTTCGCTTGAAGTCGTACAATTCGCCGGCGGGCACGCCAATCTCACCTATCTGCTCCGATTCGGTAGCACCGAATACGTGCTGCGGCGGCCGCCAAACGGCCCAGTGGCAGCTGGCGCTCACGATATGGGGCGCGAGTTTCGCGTGCTCTCACGTTTACCCGATGCCTATCCGCTGGCGCCGCGCGCGTACGTGTTCTGCGATGATGCTTCGATCATCGGGGCGCCGTTCTTTGTGATGGAGCGGCGGCGCGGCACCGTGATCCGTCGGGCTATTCCGCCTGAGTTTGGTGGTGGTAATGATGCCGCAATCAATCGACGCATCAGCGAAGTTCTCATCGATGCGTTGGCCGATTTGCACAAAGTTGATCAGCGCGCCGCCAGCCTCGCGGATCTGGGCAAGCCTGACGGCTTTCTCCGGCGCCAGATCGACGGCTGGACCGCGCGCTACGTGCGCGCGCAGACGAAGGAGATGGCGGTGGTCGACGAACTATCGCGGTGGCTGCGCGAGCACCTGCCCGCGTCACCGGTGCCAACGTTGGTGCACAACGACTGGCGCCTCGACAACGTGATGCTCGATAACCGCGATCCAGGCCGCGTCGTCGCCGTGTTCGATTGGGACATGTGTACGATCGGCGATCCGCTCGCCGATCTCGGCACGCTGCTTTCACTGTGGATCGAAGCAGGTGAAGGTCTCGGAGGTGGCGCCCAAGGCGGCGGCATGCCGTCCAACGTCCCGGGCTTCCTCACCCGCCGTGAAGCCGTCGAGCGCTACGGCCAGCGGCGCGGCGTCGATGTTTCGCAGGTGCCGTACTACTACGTCTTCGGGCTCTTCAAGATCGCCGTGGTGGTCCAGCAAATCTACCACCGTTTCCACTTGGGACAGACCAAGGACGAACGCTTCCGCTCCTTCGAGCAAGTTGCCGAGTTGTTGTTTTGGATGGCGAAGAGCCGAAGCGAAAACCTCACCATCTGA